One part of the Actinotignum schaalii genome encodes these proteins:
- a CDS encoding heavy-metal-associated domain-containing protein gives MATEEFDRTIELKVTGMTCENCVKHVSAELDALPDVNSVLVTLNSEGTSSVLVYTPHDFSDEDLKAAVAEAGDYTVTEIIR, from the coding sequence ATGGCAACAGAAGAATTTGATCGCACTATCGAGCTGAAAGTCACCGGGATGACCTGCGAAAACTGCGTCAAGCACGTAAGCGCGGAACTCGATGCTCTCCCAGATGTCAACAGCGTGCTCGTCACCTTGAACTCGGAAGGTACTTCTTCGGTGCTCGTGTACACCCCGCACGATTTTTCCGACGAGGACCTCAAAGCTGCGGTAGCCGAAGCCGGTGACTACACCGTGACCGAGATCATCCGCTAA
- a CDS encoding ATP-binding protein: MRYHKRAIDKRLDALLPEVPAIAIDGAKGVGKTATALQRANTVWLLDRPETQYVAAADPDFTTVPPGTLLLDEWQKVPAVWDSVRRQVDGGAPAGRFLLTGSATPFDASGLHSGAGRVLSLRLRPMALFERELVEPSVSFGELLRNPNQDIAGHTDFALPDYCRAIARSGFPGIMTKSAEVTQELLDSYLRLIIDRDLPDYGATVRRPEVLHRWLAAYAAASSLTTSYANLLDATTGGDGTQPAKSTTITYREHLTALWILDPIPGWAPASTALKRLQLAPKHQLADPALALRLLNLNENTLLGARGQKFLGQLFESLAALSVRVAAEANRARVFHLRTRNGDHEVDLIAEGSSGEIAAVEVKLANAISEHDVQHLLWLRKHIPEQDPLLMVLNTGTQAYRRTDGIYVIPLALLGA, from the coding sequence ATGCGTTACCATAAGCGAGCAATTGATAAGCGGCTAGACGCATTACTTCCCGAGGTTCCCGCAATCGCGATTGACGGCGCGAAAGGCGTAGGGAAAACCGCCACCGCTTTGCAGCGCGCGAATACAGTATGGCTGCTTGACCGCCCCGAAACTCAATACGTGGCGGCCGCGGATCCGGATTTCACCACCGTCCCGCCCGGCACCCTCTTATTGGACGAATGGCAGAAAGTCCCGGCGGTGTGGGATTCTGTGCGGCGCCAGGTAGACGGGGGTGCACCTGCGGGAAGATTCCTGCTGACCGGCTCAGCCACACCTTTCGATGCCAGCGGGCTGCACAGCGGAGCCGGGCGCGTGCTCTCTTTACGGCTGCGCCCGATGGCATTATTCGAACGCGAACTCGTTGAGCCTAGCGTGAGTTTCGGTGAACTGCTCCGGAACCCGAATCAAGACATAGCCGGCCATACGGATTTTGCTTTGCCGGATTATTGCCGCGCCATAGCCCGGAGTGGTTTCCCTGGGATCATGACGAAATCCGCTGAAGTAACCCAAGAGTTACTGGATTCGTATCTGCGCTTGATTATCGACCGCGATTTACCCGATTACGGGGCAACGGTGCGCCGCCCGGAAGTATTGCACCGCTGGTTAGCTGCGTACGCCGCGGCGAGTTCCCTCACAACGTCGTACGCCAATTTATTAGATGCCACCACCGGTGGGGATGGCACGCAGCCCGCAAAAAGCACCACAATTACGTACCGCGAACACCTCACCGCACTGTGGATTCTGGACCCGATCCCCGGTTGGGCACCCGCTAGCACCGCCTTGAAGCGGCTGCAACTTGCACCCAAACACCAGCTAGCTGATCCGGCACTGGCGCTGCGGCTACTCAACCTGAACGAAAACACATTGCTGGGCGCACGCGGGCAGAAGTTCTTGGGGCAATTATTCGAGTCCCTAGCCGCGCTGAGCGTGCGAGTCGCAGCCGAAGCTAACCGGGCCCGCGTATTCCACTTACGAACCCGCAACGGTGACCACGAGGTGGACTTGATAGCTGAGGGCTCGAGCGGAGAAATCGCCGCAGTGGAGGTGAAACTCGCCAACGCGATTAGCGAGCATGACGTGCAGCACCTGCTGTGGTTACGCAAGCACATCCCCGAACAGGACCCGCTGCTCATGGTCCTCAACACCGGTACCCAGGCGTACCGTCGCACCGACGGAATTTATGTCATCCCCCTCGCGCTATTGGGGGCGTAA
- a CDS encoding DedA family protein: protein MNVAAWTSVLATAPAPGGDPGAMGGITGWVVSVMDAIGGFGAALLIALENIFPPLPSEVILPLAGFTASSPTSNMTLIGAILWCTAGSLAGAWLLYGLGAWLGRERTRKILLWFPLTKQSDVDKTEAWFDKHGSWTVFFGRMVPIFRSLISLPAGVTNMGMLKFTALTAVGSAIWNTILIYAGYLLGANWTIVEDYVGIFAKIVAVVCLVIAVGWIIHRVVVNRRGR, encoded by the coding sequence GTGAACGTAGCAGCATGGACGAGCGTCCTGGCGACCGCACCGGCGCCGGGTGGCGACCCGGGCGCGATGGGCGGTATCACCGGCTGGGTGGTCAGTGTGATGGACGCTATCGGCGGGTTCGGAGCGGCGCTTCTTATCGCGCTGGAAAATATTTTTCCGCCGCTGCCCTCCGAGGTGATTTTGCCGCTGGCCGGGTTCACGGCCTCCTCACCCACCTCGAATATGACGCTCATCGGCGCGATTCTGTGGTGTACCGCCGGTTCGCTGGCCGGGGCGTGGCTGCTGTACGGGCTGGGCGCCTGGCTCGGGCGGGAACGCACCCGCAAAATTCTGCTGTGGTTCCCGCTCACCAAACAATCCGACGTGGATAAAACCGAGGCATGGTTCGATAAACACGGCAGTTGGACCGTGTTCTTCGGGCGCATGGTGCCGATTTTCCGCTCCCTTATTTCTCTGCCTGCCGGCGTGACGAATATGGGGATGCTGAAATTTACCGCGCTGACGGCGGTGGGCTCGGCGATCTGGAATACGATTCTGATTTACGCCGGCTACCTGCTGGGCGCGAATTGGACCATCGTGGAAGATTACGTGGGGATTTTCGCGAAGATCGTGGCGGTGGTGTGCCTGGTGATCGCGGTGGGGTGGATTATTCACCGCGTGGTTGTGAACCGGCGCGGGCGTTAG
- the purB gene encoding adenylosuccinate lyase: MSEQRAPESASESTPVPNISGPLSPLDGRYASATAPLQPYLCEAALNRYRIHVEVEWLIFLCERAVIPGVGALPGSAVVYLRSLPEKFDDAAARELATIEAETRHDVKAVEYFIKKRMNAGGLGHLREMVHIFCTSEDINSLAWALGVRDAVRRCWLPRAWGLVSDLSELARTHAELAMLAHTHGQPASPTTVGKELAVFAHRLHRSLRRVEAAEYYGKFSGATGTFSAHATAVPEVNWPELARDFVESLGLSWNPLTTQIESYDALADLFDDIAHVNRIAHNLATDMWTYISLDYFHQNLAAQGSTGSSTMPHKVNPIRFENAEANLEISSGLFGVLSQTLVTSRMQRDLTDSSTKRNIGVALGHSYLALDNLRRGLAGVDPNPAKLAADLDANWEVLGEPIQQAMRAAALGGAEHLEDPYERLKALTRGRKVTAADMREFIAGLGLPGDVEKRLLALTPAGYTGLAARLVDFLEDTPGTAAS; encoded by the coding sequence ATGAGTGAGCAGCGCGCGCCAGAATCAGCTTCCGAATCCACCCCCGTCCCGAATATTTCCGGGCCGCTATCCCCCTTAGATGGCCGCTACGCCAGCGCCACCGCCCCGCTCCAGCCCTACCTGTGCGAGGCCGCGCTCAATCGCTACCGGATTCACGTGGAAGTCGAATGGTTGATTTTCCTGTGCGAACGCGCAGTGATTCCCGGGGTGGGGGCCTTGCCCGGCAGCGCCGTCGTATATTTGCGGTCACTTCCTGAAAAGTTCGACGACGCCGCGGCACGCGAGCTGGCCACCATTGAGGCGGAAACACGGCACGATGTCAAGGCTGTCGAATACTTCATCAAGAAGCGCATGAACGCGGGCGGGCTGGGCCACCTGCGCGAAATGGTCCATATTTTCTGCACCTCGGAAGATATTAATAGCCTGGCCTGGGCGCTGGGTGTGCGCGACGCGGTGCGCCGCTGCTGGTTGCCGCGCGCCTGGGGCCTGGTTTCGGATCTGAGCGAGCTGGCCCGCACGCACGCGGAGCTGGCCATGCTGGCTCATACGCACGGGCAACCGGCTTCGCCCACCACCGTTGGCAAGGAGCTTGCCGTTTTCGCGCACCGCCTGCACCGGTCTCTGCGCCGGGTAGAAGCCGCCGAATATTATGGGAAATTCTCAGGGGCCACCGGGACTTTCTCCGCGCACGCCACCGCGGTTCCGGAGGTAAACTGGCCGGAACTGGCCCGCGATTTTGTGGAATCCTTAGGGCTGAGCTGGAATCCGCTCACCACCCAGATTGAGTCCTATGATGCGCTCGCCGATCTTTTCGACGATATTGCGCACGTCAATCGCATCGCCCATAATCTCGCCACCGATATGTGGACCTATATTTCGCTGGATTATTTCCACCAGAACCTGGCGGCGCAGGGCTCGACCGGCTCCTCGACGATGCCGCATAAGGTCAATCCCATTCGCTTCGAGAACGCGGAAGCGAATCTGGAGATCAGCTCCGGGCTTTTCGGGGTGCTCAGCCAGACGCTGGTAACCTCCCGGATGCAGCGCGATCTCACCGATTCCTCCACGAAACGCAATATCGGGGTGGCGCTCGGGCATTCCTACCTGGCCCTCGATAATTTGCGGCGCGGGCTGGCCGGGGTGGATCCCAATCCCGCCAAACTCGCCGCGGATCTGGACGCGAATTGGGAAGTGCTGGGCGAACCGATCCAGCAGGCCATGCGGGCCGCGGCCTTGGGCGGGGCCGAACACCTGGAAGACCCCTACGAGCGGCTCAAGGCACTCACCCGCGGGCGGAAAGTCACCGCGGCAGATATGCGGGAATTTATTGCGGGCTTGGGGCTACCCGGGGACGTGGAGAAACGTCTTCTTGCTCTCACCCCGGCCGGGTACACCGGCCTGGCTGCCCGCCTCGTGGATTTCCTGGAAGACACGCCCGGGACCGCAGCCAGCTAA
- a CDS encoding fructosamine kinase family protein encodes METFVKTGDPAEIWGEALSLADLAEATPHGGAPVVPLLSTAAEHDRGVIREERLRSVRPTAVAAREFGARLARTHAWDPSGHRIFGQAPGSAASPSNTAPSGNAGSPASTAKPGKTTAPATTRSRRIRLGSWDLPVVPADFPTRSFGEFYAADRIEPYLGPARDNCALDASGTHALERLCERLRDGAFDSPQPALVHSPAALLHGDLWSGNVMWTERGGMLIDPVSHGGHAETDLATLTVFRAPFAEEIYAGYNEVSPLASGWQHRIGLHSLHILILHAALFGGSYGAETLAAARPYL; translated from the coding sequence ATGGAGACCTTTGTGAAAACCGGCGATCCGGCTGAGATTTGGGGTGAGGCGCTTTCGCTGGCGGATCTGGCTGAGGCCACGCCACATGGCGGGGCGCCCGTCGTGCCGCTCCTTTCTACTGCCGCGGAGCATGACCGCGGTGTTATTCGTGAAGAACGCTTGCGCTCCGTGCGCCCCACCGCGGTGGCCGCGCGGGAATTCGGGGCGCGCCTGGCCCGCACCCACGCCTGGGATCCCTCCGGGCACCGGATTTTCGGGCAGGCTCCCGGCAGTGCGGCTTCGCCCTCCAACACGGCCCCGTCCGGGAACGCGGGTTCACCAGCTAGCACCGCCAAACCCGGAAAAACGACCGCGCCCGCCACCACCCGCTCCCGCCGGATCCGGCTGGGCTCCTGGGATTTGCCGGTGGTGCCCGCCGATTTCCCCACCCGCAGCTTCGGGGAGTTTTACGCCGCGGATCGCATCGAGCCCTACCTGGGCCCCGCCCGCGATAACTGTGCCTTGGATGCGAGCGGCACCCACGCCCTGGAGCGTTTATGCGAGCGCCTGCGCGACGGTGCTTTCGATAGCCCCCAGCCGGCCCTGGTGCACAGCCCGGCCGCCCTCCTCCACGGCGATTTATGGAGCGGCAATGTGATGTGGACGGAGCGCGGCGGGATGCTCATCGACCCGGTTTCCCACGGCGGACACGCGGAAACCGACCTGGCCACCCTCACGGTCTTCCGCGCGCCGTTCGCGGAGGAGATCTACGCCGGTTATAACGAGGTCTCCCCGCTCGCCTCCGGCTGGCAGCACCGCATCGGCCTGCACAGCCTCCATATCCTCATCCTCCACGCCGCACTTTTCGGCGGTTCCTACGGCGCGGAAACCCTGGCCGCCGCCCGGCCCTACCTCTAG
- a CDS encoding histidinol-phosphate transaminase, producing MQWFRPELADLPSYVAGKRPRNADSVKLSSNEVPFPPTPAVAAALAAAVAQGGELNRYPDMSCAQLTAALAAYENWDPAGIVVGNGSTALIEKFLQAVVAPGGEVVSPWRSFEAYPIATIAAGGRFVGVPLRVDGTHDLEAMAAAITDNTRAILLCSPNNPTGTTIPHAELASFLANVPARIPVLLDEAYIHFAPAVGESQASRAVVQNGKELVRQYPNAAVARTFSKAFALAGLRLGYLLTSPALAEPLRRIATPFGVNRLAQVAGQAALTEADTVLERAAQLAGARDELAAQLAAAGWHTPTSHANFLWVSAAELARHGVSAARFEDACMDAGVLVRVLGEGVRISVAEPEGSARVLAAVRALGGRSS from the coding sequence ATGCAATGGTTCCGCCCCGAATTAGCCGATCTGCCCAGTTACGTCGCCGGGAAACGCCCCCGCAACGCCGATAGCGTCAAGCTCTCCAGCAATGAAGTTCCCTTCCCGCCCACCCCGGCGGTGGCCGCCGCGCTCGCGGCCGCGGTCGCTCAGGGCGGGGAGCTCAACCGCTATCCCGATATGTCCTGCGCGCAGCTCACCGCCGCGCTCGCGGCCTATGAGAACTGGGATCCGGCCGGCATTGTGGTGGGCAATGGGTCCACCGCCCTCATCGAAAAATTCCTGCAAGCCGTGGTGGCTCCGGGCGGCGAGGTCGTCAGCCCGTGGCGCTCCTTCGAGGCCTACCCCATCGCCACTATTGCCGCGGGCGGGCGTTTCGTGGGCGTGCCGTTGCGCGTGGATGGCACCCATGACCTGGAAGCTATGGCCGCCGCCATCACGGACAATACCCGCGCCATCCTCCTGTGTTCGCCCAATAATCCCACCGGCACCACCATCCCGCACGCCGAGCTAGCCAGCTTCCTGGCCAACGTTCCCGCCCGCATCCCGGTGCTTCTCGACGAGGCTTATATTCACTTTGCTCCCGCGGTGGGTGAAAGCCAAGCGAGCCGCGCCGTCGTACAAAACGGGAAAGAACTGGTGCGCCAGTACCCGAATGCGGCGGTGGCGCGCACGTTTTCCAAGGCGTTTGCGCTGGCCGGGCTGCGGCTGGGTTACCTGCTCACCAGTCCCGCGCTAGCTGAGCCGCTGCGCCGTATCGCCACGCCTTTCGGCGTCAATCGCCTCGCTCAGGTGGCCGGTCAGGCGGCCCTCACCGAAGCGGATACCGTGTTGGAGCGCGCCGCGCAGCTCGCCGGCGCCCGCGATGAGCTGGCCGCCCAGCTCGCGGCGGCCGGCTGGCACACGCCCACCTCGCACGCGAATTTCCTGTGGGTTTCCGCGGCGGAACTGGCCCGGCACGGGGTGAGCGCCGCGCGTTTCGAAGATGCTTGCATGGATGCCGGGGTGCTGGTGCGGGTACTCGGCGAAGGCGTGCGGATCAGCGTGGCCGAACCGGAAGGCAGCGCGCGGGTGCTCGCCGCCGTGCGCGCGCTCGGCGGGCGCAGCAGCTAG